Proteins from one Pleuronectes platessa chromosome 16, fPlePla1.1, whole genome shotgun sequence genomic window:
- the LOC128459282 gene encoding proton channel OTOP2 isoform X1, translating to MCLNTGHPCDCLTDGNPCEPCRMTAKDRETEEAHLSNNINVESQAGRTCEPEPNIPSSVVAREKGQNWGRMLSGIICLNVLILGCTLASGSAHNDVNIKTTDLQMYLIVLLLLTSLWMIYYIIFTSRKENAVFYQDAHAGPVWLRGGLVLFGLLSIIMDIFKIASYVGYLHCDSAVKVAFPVVQLVFTLVQTYFLWVHAKDCVQLQRNITRCGLMLTLSTNLVVWMTEVTEESLHQTTAPDYPENITKHSKRSEYIVKASYGDSECKCSHTSCSIFKEAYYYLYPINIEYSLFASAMAYVMWKNVGRVADEHGHHKIKFSLRDIFLGPVTGVLLVVAGLATFIVYEIEMQKASSDDDDNEKAIMMHFVTNIIIVSLMSISTVIGCAIYKADHREHVYDKNPTRSLDVGLLVGASLGQFIISYYTIVAMVATEAKGYLNRLNLALAILIVIQLGLQNFFIIEGLHREPFHEVHTVTVVSNPYVLQPGKELSNLEESDTEIKPDPASTEHGLHGHAAEHRHKLSWKRRVLKEVCAFLLLGNVILWIMPAFGARPQFDHDTETEFYNFSMWAAVVNVGLPFGIFYRMHSVASLFEVFLTS from the exons ATGTGTTTGAACACTGGCCATCCCTGCGACTGCTTGACTGATGGCAATCCCTGTGAACCATGCAGGATGACGGCCAAAGACCGGGAGACGGAGGAGGCCCACCTGTCCAACAACATCAACGTAGAGAGTCAAGCGGGGAGAACATGCGAACCCGAACCGAACATCCCTTCCAGTGTTGTCGCGAGGGAGAAGGGCCAAAACTGGGGAAGGATGTTGTCTGGGATCATCTGCCTCAATGTTTTGATCCTGGGTTGCACCTTGGCCAGTGGCAGTGCTCACAACGATGTGAACATCAAAACGACCGACCTGCAGATGTACCTGATCGTCCTACTTCTCCTCACCTCCCTTTGGATGATTTATTACATCATCTTCACGTCCAGGAAAGAAAATGCTGTTTTCTACCAGGATGCCCATGCTGGACCGGTATGGCTCAGGG GAGGACTTGTGCTGTTTGGTCTGCTCAGTATTATCATGGATATTTTTAAGATAGCCAGCTATGTGGGCTACCTCCACTGTGACTCGGCTGTTAAGGTTGCATTCCCTGTGGTGCAACTGGTTTTCACACTTGTGCAG ACGTACTTCTTGTGGGTCCACGCAAAGGACTGTGTGCAGCTACAGAGGAATATAACACG TTGTGGTCTGATGCTCACCCTCTCCACAAATCTGGTCGTGTGGATGACAGAGGTCACCGAGGAGTCCCTTCACCAAACAACGGCTCCTGATTATCCAGAGAACATCACAAAGCACTCTAAGCGAAGCGAGTACATTGTTAAAG CAAGTTACGGAGACAGTGAGTGCAAGtgcagccacacgtcatgtagCATCTTCAAGGAGGCCTATTACTACCTGTACCCCATTAATATCGAGTACAGTCTCTTTGCCTCGGCCATGGCCTACGTGATGTGGAAAAATGTAGGTCGAGTAGCCGACGAACACGGACACCACAAAATCAAATTCAGTCTGAGGGATATATTCCTCGGCCCCGTGACAGGAGTTCTCTTAGTTGTGGCAGGTCTGGCAACCTTCATCGTATATGAGATAGAAATGCAAAAGGCAAGCAGTGATGACGATGATAATGAGAAGGCCATCATGATGCATTTTGTCACGAATATCATCATTGTGAGCTTGATGTCCATTTCGACCGTGATTGGCTGCGCGATCTACAAGGCCGACCATAGGGAGCATGTTTATGATAAAAACCCCACCCGCAGCTTAGATGTGGGGCTGCTGGTGGGAGCGTCACTGGGACAATTCATCATCAGCTATTACACCATCGTAGCCATGGTCGCAACCGAGGCCAAAGGATACTTGAACAGGCTCAACCTGGCTTTGGCTATCCTGATAGTGATCCAGCTTGGCCTGCAGAATTTTTTCATAATCGAGGGGCTGCATCGGGAGCCCTTCCACGAAGTGCACACAGTCACTGTGGTTTCAAATCCATATGTGCTGCAGCCAGGCAAAGAGCTGAGCAACCTGGAAGaatcagatacagaaataaagcCAGACCCTGCATCCACAGAGCACGGCCTGCACGGCCACGCGGctgagcacagacacaaactgtcATGGAAGAGACGGGTGCTGAAGGAGGTCTGTGCGTTTCTGCTTCTGGGAAACGTCATA CTGTGGATCATGCCGGCGTTCGGTGCTCGTCCCCAGTTCGACCACGACACCGAAACGGAATTCTACAACTTCAGCATGTGGGCTGCCGTGGTCAATGTTGGACTTCCTTTTGGGATCTTTTACCGCATGCATTCAGTCGCCAGTCTGTTTGAGGTTTTTTTGACCTCGTAA
- the LOC128459290 gene encoding 5-hydroxytryptamine receptor 3A yields MFLETSTFLTQIVMKATFLLVLLTVGSGDAESRCTSRRCLAEMLINKNISSQPQYGNCTHVIGVPLIEYQTLSVDTKNLRLISRLQATLIWKDPELEWDTSMYDFEEVILPVDKIWTPELHVTNGILTTMKHSSHDLLVLSNGTVKHSVTINAEVNCEVNLFNYPFASDECPVAIQAWSVDGCGTILRLGQLWNVDGKSGDWETNSVVLQKKRDDRNYIMVSLSIKYLNPFITLLLPTILIVLADVVSFALPLGCGERNSFKVTLVLSFTLFLGILNDRLPGDGQCSPIIRTHFCVCLVLLVLSMLVSLILTRVAKDGGFIFCCCPKRSGPKKQVNKDDEEDDEAKADISVVPLSGSEESNKMLRLVVNFLQAWEAKEEESERYQALANKLDQTFFWFYLSLGGTYFISMTAVMIKYPCNVNHFDFWY; encoded by the exons ATGTTTTTAGAAACATCAACATTTCTTACCCAGATTGTGATGAAGGCGACCTTCTTACTGGTTTTACTCACAGTTG gaagtggagatgctgAATCCCGCTGCACAAGTCGCCGATGTCTGGCTGAAAtgttgataaataaaaacatttcctctcAGCCACAGTATGGCAACTGCACCCATGTGATAGGTGTACCCTTGATTGAGTACCAAACTCTGTCAGTT GACACAAAGAATCTCCGTCTAATCAGCCGTCTGCAAGCAACTCTC ATATGGAAGGATCCTGAGTTGGAGTGGGACACGTCGATGTACGATTTTGAAGAAGTGATCCTGCCAGTTGATAAAATCTGGACCCCAGAGCTCCATGTGACAAACGG AATATTGACCACTATGAAGCACAGCTCCCATGATCTGCTGGTGCTCAGCAATGGCACGGTGAAGCACTCTGTGACCATCAACGCTGAGGTGAACTGTGAGGTCAATCTGTTCAACTACCCCTTTGCCTCTGATGAATGTCCTGTCGCTATCCAAGCCTGGTCCGTCGACG GATGTGGTACAATCCTGAGACTGGGACAACTGTGGAATGTTGATGGCAAGTCAGGAGACTGGGAAACCAACAGTGTGGTCttgcagaaaaaaagagacGACCGCAATTACATAATG GTGTCACTGAGCATCAAATACCTCAACCCCTTCATCACGTTACTGCTGCCCACTATCCTGATAGTCCTGGCTGATGTGGTCAGCTTCGCCCTGCCACTGGGATGCGGCGAACGCAACTCATTCAAGGTCACTCTGGTGCTCAGCTTCACCCTGTTCCTCGGCATCCTCAACGACAGGCTCCCCGGAGACGGCCAGTGCAGCCCCATCATCC gaacCCACTTCTGTGTTTGCCTGGTGCTTCTGGTGTTGAGCATGCTGGTGTCCCTGATTCTGACTCGGGTGGCCAAAGATGGCGGCTtcattttctgctgctgtcCAAAGCGGTCAGGcccaaaaaaacaagttaacaaGGACGACGAAGAGGATGATG AGGCCAAAGCCGACATCAGTGTGGTTCCGCTGAGTGGCTCGGAGGAGTCCAATAAGATGCTCAGGTTGGTGGTGAACTTCCTGCAAGCATGGGAAGCCAAGgaagaggagagtgagagataCCAGGCGCTAGCCAACAAGCTGGACCAGACCTTTTTCTGGTTCTATTTATCTTTAGGCGGTACATACTTCATTTCAATGACTGCTGTGATGATAAAGTACCCATGTAATGTGAACCATTTCGATTTCTGGTACTAA
- the LOC128459282 gene encoding proton channel OTOP2 isoform X2: MTAKDRETEEAHLSNNINVESQAGRTCEPEPNIPSSVVAREKGQNWGRMLSGIICLNVLILGCTLASGSAHNDVNIKTTDLQMYLIVLLLLTSLWMIYYIIFTSRKENAVFYQDAHAGPVWLRGGLVLFGLLSIIMDIFKIASYVGYLHCDSAVKVAFPVVQLVFTLVQTYFLWVHAKDCVQLQRNITRCGLMLTLSTNLVVWMTEVTEESLHQTTAPDYPENITKHSKRSEYIVKASYGDSECKCSHTSCSIFKEAYYYLYPINIEYSLFASAMAYVMWKNVGRVADEHGHHKIKFSLRDIFLGPVTGVLLVVAGLATFIVYEIEMQKASSDDDDNEKAIMMHFVTNIIIVSLMSISTVIGCAIYKADHREHVYDKNPTRSLDVGLLVGASLGQFIISYYTIVAMVATEAKGYLNRLNLALAILIVIQLGLQNFFIIEGLHREPFHEVHTVTVVSNPYVLQPGKELSNLEESDTEIKPDPASTEHGLHGHAAEHRHKLSWKRRVLKEVCAFLLLGNVILWIMPAFGARPQFDHDTETEFYNFSMWAAVVNVGLPFGIFYRMHSVASLFEVFLTS, encoded by the exons ATGACGGCCAAAGACCGGGAGACGGAGGAGGCCCACCTGTCCAACAACATCAACGTAGAGAGTCAAGCGGGGAGAACATGCGAACCCGAACCGAACATCCCTTCCAGTGTTGTCGCGAGGGAGAAGGGCCAAAACTGGGGAAGGATGTTGTCTGGGATCATCTGCCTCAATGTTTTGATCCTGGGTTGCACCTTGGCCAGTGGCAGTGCTCACAACGATGTGAACATCAAAACGACCGACCTGCAGATGTACCTGATCGTCCTACTTCTCCTCACCTCCCTTTGGATGATTTATTACATCATCTTCACGTCCAGGAAAGAAAATGCTGTTTTCTACCAGGATGCCCATGCTGGACCGGTATGGCTCAGGG GAGGACTTGTGCTGTTTGGTCTGCTCAGTATTATCATGGATATTTTTAAGATAGCCAGCTATGTGGGCTACCTCCACTGTGACTCGGCTGTTAAGGTTGCATTCCCTGTGGTGCAACTGGTTTTCACACTTGTGCAG ACGTACTTCTTGTGGGTCCACGCAAAGGACTGTGTGCAGCTACAGAGGAATATAACACG TTGTGGTCTGATGCTCACCCTCTCCACAAATCTGGTCGTGTGGATGACAGAGGTCACCGAGGAGTCCCTTCACCAAACAACGGCTCCTGATTATCCAGAGAACATCACAAAGCACTCTAAGCGAAGCGAGTACATTGTTAAAG CAAGTTACGGAGACAGTGAGTGCAAGtgcagccacacgtcatgtagCATCTTCAAGGAGGCCTATTACTACCTGTACCCCATTAATATCGAGTACAGTCTCTTTGCCTCGGCCATGGCCTACGTGATGTGGAAAAATGTAGGTCGAGTAGCCGACGAACACGGACACCACAAAATCAAATTCAGTCTGAGGGATATATTCCTCGGCCCCGTGACAGGAGTTCTCTTAGTTGTGGCAGGTCTGGCAACCTTCATCGTATATGAGATAGAAATGCAAAAGGCAAGCAGTGATGACGATGATAATGAGAAGGCCATCATGATGCATTTTGTCACGAATATCATCATTGTGAGCTTGATGTCCATTTCGACCGTGATTGGCTGCGCGATCTACAAGGCCGACCATAGGGAGCATGTTTATGATAAAAACCCCACCCGCAGCTTAGATGTGGGGCTGCTGGTGGGAGCGTCACTGGGACAATTCATCATCAGCTATTACACCATCGTAGCCATGGTCGCAACCGAGGCCAAAGGATACTTGAACAGGCTCAACCTGGCTTTGGCTATCCTGATAGTGATCCAGCTTGGCCTGCAGAATTTTTTCATAATCGAGGGGCTGCATCGGGAGCCCTTCCACGAAGTGCACACAGTCACTGTGGTTTCAAATCCATATGTGCTGCAGCCAGGCAAAGAGCTGAGCAACCTGGAAGaatcagatacagaaataaagcCAGACCCTGCATCCACAGAGCACGGCCTGCACGGCCACGCGGctgagcacagacacaaactgtcATGGAAGAGACGGGTGCTGAAGGAGGTCTGTGCGTTTCTGCTTCTGGGAAACGTCATA CTGTGGATCATGCCGGCGTTCGGTGCTCGTCCCCAGTTCGACCACGACACCGAAACGGAATTCTACAACTTCAGCATGTGGGCTGCCGTGGTCAATGTTGGACTTCCTTTTGGGATCTTTTACCGCATGCATTCAGTCGCCAGTCTGTTTGAGGTTTTTTTGACCTCGTAA
- the LOC128459306 gene encoding Golgi apparatus membrane protein TVP23 homolog B — protein MQRQDSQDAPLFGEDFDQSRPRSSRIKHPLASFFHLFFRTSAILIYLLCDVISSRFIVSMVAIILLLSCDFWTVKNVSGRLLVGLRWWNQVDKDGGNHWVFESRKPNTTSSADSRIFWLGLIVFPIIWFIMVFSAIFSLKIKWLVIVIMAMILQWANLYGYIRCKVGGESSLRSMAKKYIGVQILKQAMKKGEGQ, from the exons ATGCAGAGACAG GACTCCCAGGACGCGCCTCTGTTCGGGGAGGATTTCGACCAAAGCAGACCACGGTCGTCTAGAATCAA ACATCCTCTGGCTTCTTTCTTCCACCTCTTCTTCCGAACGAGTGCCATTTTGATCTACCTGCTGTGTGACGTCATCAGCAGTCGTTTCATCGTCTCGATGGTCGCCATCATCCTCCTGCTGTCATGTGACTTCTGGACTGTGAAG AACGTATCTGGCAGGTTGCTGGTCGGCCTTCGTTGGTGGAATCAGGTGGATAAAGATGGAGGGAACCACTGGGTGTTTGAGTCGAGGAAG CCGAACACCACATCCAGTGCTGATTCACGGATCTTCTGGCTCGGACTTATCGTGTTCCCCATCATTTGGTTCATCATGGTGTTCAGCGCCATCTTCTCCTTAAAGATTAAGTGGCTG GTTATTGTGATAATGGCCATGATATTACAGTGGGCCAACTTGTATGGTTACATCAGATGCAAGGTGGGCGGAGAGTCCAGCCTGAGAAGCATGGCAAAGAAATACATTGGCGTCCAGATTTTAAAACAG GCAATGAAGAAAGGCGAGGGACAATAA